Sequence from the Mugil cephalus isolate CIBA_MC_2020 chromosome 20, CIBA_Mcephalus_1.1, whole genome shotgun sequence genome:
GCAGCAAATGATTTGTTAGAGTGTAATTTAACATGTATTACCCTCCCTGGTATGTTAAAATGCTTTCAGTATTGCAATTGCTTATCAACGTTGTGTTTTACAGTATTGTCTTGAGTGTCTTGCATGCTTCCTAGTCCTCCTTATTTGCATCCAGTGGGTGCAGGGTTAatatcattatttcatttcactaTATTAAACGAAACAGAGCCACTAGTTACTGTGACATATTaaagaataatacatttttcatgtttcaggCGTTAAACCTCAAGGTGTATCCTGGGGGAGAGTGTTGCCAGCAAGAGGTACTGTGTCGTTcatttttgaattgtttttaacCTCTTGCGTGTTTAAATACCTCAAAATGGATATCTTATTCATGACTGGCTGCAAAAAAAGCTAAATTGTTAGCGCCAATGAGGCTCCTAATCATATGCTAACTACATAAACTATAAGCTGGTTAGCAGCCTGGAATTGTAAACTCAAACTGAACTAGCAAAGATTACCTTTAGGTGAATATCATCAAccagaaaaacagttttgtttcttatttcttatctGTGTCTCCTGTTTTTTTGGTGAAGGTGTTGGCATCGGAGTAAAACCCGGAGGTCAGTGATACATAACAGTTTATGTGCTAATTTGCTGCAACAGTCATAGTCAGTGTagcaattaaaaatgcacatgcTAACTGCTAGAGTAGTAGCAGTAGAGAtttgtagtgtagtgtagtgtgtagtACATCAAACAGAAATGCATGTACCTAGATGTAGCATTTACGatgtattgatttatttttttattcattttttccagTGGGAGGTGCCCTTGGAGCTCTGGGGAGCAGATATGGCAGCAAAGCAATGAAGAGTGGGCGTATGTGTACCTCTGTTTAAGTTTCTGACAACACCGTTAACTTATATTGCTTTAACTTCTGTTatgacatgttttgttgttgtttccataCCAGCTGGGCAATATCCTGGGGCTCAGCATGGTGTTGGTAAGCAAATATTCATGTTACACAGGTTGCAATATTAGAAAATCTGCACAGAGCAAAAAAGCTTTCTTCAGCTGttgaaaaacagacattaacataaacatatttcctgttttatccAATGATCTACAGTTCGTAAAGTTTCAATTGCATTACAGATGTTCAGTAGCTTATTTGAAATAACTAATCAATTCTGAATGATGATACCTGTCTGCAAACAAATTCAGCAGCACAGTGAACTGAGCTCTTTGTATTATTTTCACAGGAGGCTACGGAGCTCTTGGATTAGGAGGTAGAGCTGGTCTGAAGCAGGGTGGATATGGAAACCAGGGACCCTATGGTACACCCAAACCCTTACAGCCTACTCAGTTTTTTGAGCAGACTCCCTTAAAGATCACAGATTTTTCTGcatgataataatgaaatcaATTCTAGTTTAGTACAATAGAATATCAAAAATGATTTATCTTTCCTGTGTTTGCAGGTGCCAGTCTGGGTACCGCAAATGGACTGGGATTGGGCTATGGACAGGGAGGGAAACGTGGTGAGACTGACATATAAATGATTATGTGTTTTACCAGCTGATATTTTATATAGATTTTGAAAATAGTCCATTGTAGACAAGGGTTGGAtctttaaaagcaaaaatttaaatacacaaacagaacaGCGCTTCggaaaaaacatttatttatcagacATGAAATACCCGATTCAGGTATctgaatgaatttttttttcgaCAGACAGCGGCAAGACGCTAGTAGCGGCATCCAGACTTAATTTTTGAAAAATTGCCATATGCACTGAAAATCTGTTTCGTTAAACAGCCTGCTTTAAGTGCGTTGTTTCaaatttttgagtttttatctgTGTTCACACCTAGTAGCAGAAATGTTGGCAGCATGTGCTACGTGCAGAACTTGTCAGATTGTCGGCTGAACTCTAATCAAATTTGCAAAAGATATTAAACCACTAAAACTGATCTCACACCTGTTATTTCTTCAATACAAGCCATTTATGTAATTTTGCGcacagttttgtttgtgttctcaTCACTTGAATCCACACCtgagtttttttgtgtattatAGATATTACACTGCCAGGATAGTGTCAcataaatattttgtttaaGATATTAGCAGTATAAACTCTAACTGTCTCTGTGACTTTCCAGCTTATGGTGCTGGCCATGGCAATCTTCCAGGTCAGTAAATGTGTGCTTCATTTCTAAGACTTCTTTATGTTGTTTCCCAGAATAAAAATACCCTCAAGCAGTTACATTCAGTAGGTCTCTGCTTGTTAGTTTGATAAATGTCACCTAGGTGACACGCTGTCAGTATGTCTGTGAACATGATAAATGAAGATTGCCTCTCATCACATAAATTGTGTGTCCTTGTAAAGCACAGAAAAACCCAGCACGCTGGTGATGTAATCCGTGTTAAAGATGATCACTTTGTTTCCTTGTCAGCATATGGACCTTTAGCAGGCATTGGCCATCCTGGAGCACGGCCAGGTAAGTGATGAATTGTCTCGTACTTCTTGGGCCTTTATTTAGGTTATTTTACTCAAAACTGAATACTGTGCAGTGTTTTGATGCAAAGTTGTGCCTAAGGTCCTCAGGTCTATCAAGCACAAAACACGTTGTTTATAATTTTCTAAGGTGTCTGGGCTTTCAtaactaaatattttaaataaccaCTTATCCCGTTCCACTGAATTAAGATCATTTCATTGTCAGCTTCACTGTTGCAGAGCAttgcttttgcaaaaaaaaaaaaaaaaaaaaaaaaaaactctgcctGAAATACACTAGCCATGTTGGTATTGGTCTCCTCTGAGACACTGAAATCATTGAAATCAATGACAGTCCTCCAATCTACTTTCATTAGGAGTTTTCCCTGGGTATCCCACTGGAAAGGGGGCCACGAAACACAAACCGGGTAAAATCTTAATCATGGTTGTCTGTGGTCTTTGTGTCAGTCTGTCTTTGTCAAGTGGTTGAGTGATTGACTGATTCAGTTAAGGTTGCTTTGTATTTGCATGAAATCTTATGTATCTATTGTAGTCAGCTTTCAATTTTATTTGCTGCACATGGGCAAAAATCACCTTCCAGTGCTTGACTGTGTTTGTCAGAGCTTCATCTGTGTTGCATGTTGCATGAGGTTTTGCACCTTCAACTTAAGTTTCTGAGCTGATGCGAGTTGATTAGTGCAGAGTACTCAGTGCTGTGGTTTATAAGAGCTGAAGGGACAACTGAAAAATAGGTTGTGCAGACAGTAAATGGACATTAGCAACCTTATTTTACTAAGATTAAAGCCTTACTTTGAAATTTGTGAAAGGTTGAGCTTTCCTACATAGAATATTTTCCAcgtatttcattcatttgatgttggcagtgataTCAGTTTAGTGTGAgtcatgtatttttaaatcgGTTGCATTTTTCGGATTCACTtggttattttatatataaacaagTATAAACAAATATTATCAGGGAAACTATATTGCAAAATTGTAGTTATTTCAGTCCTCTGGGAGTATTTTTTCCTAGGTcgatttgttttttcatgtccCATCAGTATGTTTGTCTATCAGTTGTCTTTGTCACACACTGATGCTGTCTGAGGAGTCAGGTGGTGTCTTTTTCCCACTCTGTAACACTCGTGTCCTTAATGACATTCCAAATCTTTGGGATGGCAACAtaccatgttttctttgtcaatGTCTTCACTATGACTGTGCgagtacactgtgtgtgtacttCTAAAGTGTGTGTTGTCCCTGTTCACAATTATGGCAGTGATTCTGTCCCTTTACGTTGGACTAATTCAGGCCATAATGGATTTAGTCTCTTCTCTGTTCGGATTTGAATTTCTTCCACTTTCTTCCACTCCAGCCATGAGCATTCAGTTGGTGATGTGTTGTATTGCACTGAATGTTGTGATACACATATCAATAACTGCGACATAGGCTTTGAATACAGAACAGTAAATGTTTCTGCCGCTGGTTACAACATTGTGCAGTTGAACCTTAAAGAACCACTGCTGTCTCTGAGTCAACAAGAAGCAGTGAATGCATGATGCATGATATTTTTCTGTCAGGTGTATCTTCAGCAGATTTGGGTGGACCTGAGATGGCCAGTCTGGGCCGAGCTGCCCAAGATCTTAAGAGAGAAAAGTTTAGAGCTCTTGGAGACTTGTATCGAAAGCAGGAGGGAAGACTTGGACCGGAAATGCCCAACATGAGAAGAATCAACATACTGGGCCCCACTGTTCCTGAACTACATGCTGAAAGAGAAGCCAAAAGCATTGATCCATTAATTCATTCACCAAGTCTTGGACCCACAACACCTCTTGATGGTAAAATGCATGGTCTGTCTGTTTCACAAGCACAAGGAGTAAAAAGTAATGACCCTGCTGTCTCTAGAAGAAAGGGCACGGTAAGCCATGAAGCGGCAATGGCAACTGGAAGTGTACAAACACAGATGCCCGTTGATAAAGACAACATCAGAAGTCTGGGTGCTGCTTCTTCTCGTGTACAGAATGCAGGAGACCATCGTTCATCTATTCAGCAAGCCCAAAACTGTGCATCTCCCATTGATTTGTCAGATGTATTGAAAATCAATCACGATGAGTTTATGGGTTCCGAAACTCAAATGACTCACGGTTTATTACCACGGTCAAATGTTGGTAAAGAGAGCAAACACCTTGGAAGCGcaattacagaaacacaaaaagagaagacCGATCAGCTACCTCTTTCACAAGCTCAGGACGTTAGAGGCAATGTACACTCTGCTCCTCAGAGTCAGGGAAGCACATCATATTTATCTGTTGTAGCAGACAAGCAGGGTGTCAAAGGACTTGTGACTGAGGACACAAATGGATTTCGGGGGACTATTTCTGTGGAACACCATAGTCGTGGTTCTGCAAGTCTTCAAATACAAGCAGGGGGCCGCTATGGACCAGTGATTCCAGGTGCAAGTGGAACCCAAAGTTTAGGCATTCCCTCAGTGGGAGGAGGGCAGGGAGCCCAAGACTTAACTGCGGATGGTCAAGATGTGAAACACCATTCCCAAGCTGAACACGATGTCTTTAAGTTAAAAACTCTCCAAATGCCAGGACAGACTGGGAGGAATACCCAGGCGACAAGTAAgctttgtcttttcttcatcaaaatatcttttcatatttcatgCGGTTCATTTGATAAATGAACCACGAGCCTGTACATCTGGTTGTCATTTAGGTCTGAGGTTTGTTTGGATTTTTAGACCGTGGTTGGAATGTCACCTGACACACAGCGAGTAATGTCAGAGACAACTAGTCCTCTCCAGGATATAATTAAAACGAAAATGACAGTGGTCAAAATGCTGAGTAAAATCATTACGGTGTAAATCTATTGCCACACTGCACGGCAACCTTGTTTAACTTCCCAGTACTTTTGGGAAATggtcttttatttttggtgttGCAATGTCTTCTTTCAAACTACTGATCATGAGACAGTTCTCTGCTTGTACTAATGTGTAGCTATATAATGTatgtgtgatttaaaaaatcatgTGATTTGAggatactggaaaaaaaataaccaactTACCGTAAAACATAAGCCACGTGGTTCATGGCTGTTTCTGTCAGTATTCTGTCTGTAATCCTGATTACAATGAAGAATTGAAACCAGTGGGCTGGTTTCAGTCTCTTTTTTATCTGAAAGTGTTTGAAGTTTGAAGGCTCAATCATAGATTGTACAATTGAATCTCTTCCTACACAAGAAGACCCTGGCGACATTATATAGCATAAAATATACATTCCTATGCTTTCATATCTACTTTTACTTCAGATGAAGATCCTGTCTCACATGTTTACCTTATTTACAGCCGAGCATTGCATACATTTGTAACATGTTACATTTAATACCTTCTGGACTCTGGAGTGACAGGGCCATAAGCAATAACACACTCCTATGACATTTGGTACATCTGTTCCCAGAGGATTTTGTAATTTTCACTAATACTTTAATCTATGCATTTTATGGTTCATATTTTCTTAGGTTTGATGCGGTTGATGATCTTGATCTTACTGATCCAGCTATCTGTATAAAGAAGTGGTGATCTCTTAACAGTTGGGGTTACTCATGGCTTTGAAGTGTATTTCAGGTGGTCATGTTCTGGTATTGTGGCTTTTAGGATTCAGTCCAGAAAGAATGCTGCCCAGTGGagaggatgcaaaaaaaaacaaaacaaaacaaaacaaaagaaacatccaCCACTAACCCAATCCTTACCCTCCTTACTCTTACTCTTGATAAGAGCATTTGCAAAACACTTCATTTGTGGCAACCACTCTATCATA
This genomic interval carries:
- the LOC124998316 gene encoding keratin, type I cytoskeletal 9 isoform X1, translating into MLVQALLQTSLVLWLAQQTLQGGVKPQGVSWGRVLPARGVGIGVKPGVGGALGALGSRYGSKAMKSGPGQYPGAQHGVGGYGALGLGGRAGLKQGGYGNQGPYGASLGTANGLGLGYGQGGKRAYGAGHGNLPAYGPLAGIGHPGARPGVFPGYPTGKGATKHKPGVSSADLGGPEMASLGRAAQDLKREKFRALGDLYRKQEGRLGPEMPNMRRINILGPTVPELHAEREAKSIDPLIHSPSLGPTTPLDGKMHGLSVSQAQGVKSNDPAVSRRKGTVSHEAAMATGSVQTQMPVDKDNIRSLGAASSRVQNAGDHRSSIQQAQNCASPIDLSDVLKINHDEFMGSETQMTHGLLPRSNVGKESKHLGSAITETQKEKTDQLPLSQAQDVRGNVHSAPQSQGSTSYLSVVADKQGVKGLVTEDTNGFRGTISVEHHSRGSASLQIQAGGRYGPVIPGASGTQSLGIPSVGGGQGAQDLTADGQDVKHHSQAEHDVFKLKTLQMPGQTGRNTQATRYFGGAGNYMGAGLGAGGFGAGLGQGAYLGGAAGKHGAAALGQGGYPQGVAGKSTGYGDGAAGHLGAMAGNGFGYGNGYSDGYGAGLGYPAELADVAEGKTGKREGAFGAGLEPTGGKYGGAAQSPYGNVPVIPAGLEGDGSYPYAAQHLSLGAEGTKTANKYGYGAHLGPPQDALAFTGEQTGKYGGANGNGYKG
- the LOC124998316 gene encoding keratin, type I cytoskeletal 9 isoform X3, giving the protein MLVQALLQTSLVLWLAQQTLQGGVKPQGVSWGRVLPARVGGALGALGSRYGSKAMKSGPGQYPGAQHGVGGYGALGLGGRAGLKQGGYGNQGPYGASLGTANGLGLGYGQGGKRAYGAGHGNLPAYGPLAGIGHPGARPGVFPGYPTGKGATKHKPGVSSADLGGPEMASLGRAAQDLKREKFRALGDLYRKQEGRLGPEMPNMRRINILGPTVPELHAEREAKSIDPLIHSPSLGPTTPLDGKMHGLSVSQAQGVKSNDPAVSRRKGTVSHEAAMATGSVQTQMPVDKDNIRSLGAASSRVQNAGDHRSSIQQAQNCASPIDLSDVLKINHDEFMGSETQMTHGLLPRSNVGKESKHLGSAITETQKEKTDQLPLSQAQDVRGNVHSAPQSQGSTSYLSVVADKQGVKGLVTEDTNGFRGTISVEHHSRGSASLQIQAGGRYGPVIPGASGTQSLGIPSVGGGQGAQDLTADGQDVKHHSQAEHDVFKLKTLQMPGQTGRNTQATRYFGGAGNYMGAGLGAGGFGAGLGQGAYLGGAAGKHGAAALGQGGYPQGVAGKSTGYGDGAAGHLGAMAGNGFGYGNGYSDGYGAGLGYPAELADVAEGKTGKREGAFGAGLEPTGGKYGGAAQSPYGNVPVIPAGLEGDGSYPYAAQHLSLGAEGTKTANKYGYGAHLGPPQDALAFTGEQTGKYGGANGNGYKG
- the LOC124998316 gene encoding keratin, type I cytoskeletal 9 isoform X2 translates to MLVQALLQTSLVLWLAQQTLQGGVKPQGVSWGRVLPARGVGIGVKPGVGGALGALGSRYGSKAMKSGPGQYPGAQHGVGGYGALGLGGRAGLKQGGYGNQGPYGASLGTANGLGLGYGQGGKPYGAGHGNLPAYGPLAGIGHPGARPGVFPGYPTGKGATKHKPGVSSADLGGPEMASLGRAAQDLKREKFRALGDLYRKQEGRLGPEMPNMRRINILGPTVPELHAEREAKSIDPLIHSPSLGPTTPLDGKMHGLSVSQAQGVKSNDPAVSRRKGTVSHEAAMATGSVQTQMPVDKDNIRSLGAASSRVQNAGDHRSSIQQAQNCASPIDLSDVLKINHDEFMGSETQMTHGLLPRSNVGKESKHLGSAITETQKEKTDQLPLSQAQDVRGNVHSAPQSQGSTSYLSVVADKQGVKGLVTEDTNGFRGTISVEHHSRGSASLQIQAGGRYGPVIPGASGTQSLGIPSVGGGQGAQDLTADGQDVKHHSQAEHDVFKLKTLQMPGQTGRNTQATRYFGGAGNYMGAGLGAGGFGAGLGQGAYLGGAAGKHGAAALGQGGYPQGVAGKSTGYGDGAAGHLGAMAGNGFGYGNGYSDGYGAGLGYPAELADVAEGKTGKREGAFGAGLEPTGGKYGGAAQSPYGNVPVIPAGLEGDGSYPYAAQHLSLGAEGTKTANKYGYGAHLGPPQDALAFTGEQTGKYGGANGNGYKG
- the LOC124998316 gene encoding spidroin-1 isoform X4; protein product: MLVQALLQTSLVLWLAQQTLQGGVKPQGVSWGRVLPARGVGIGVKPGVGGALGALGSRYGSKAMKSGPGQYPGAQHGVGGYGALGLGGRAGLKQGGYGNQGPYGASLGTANGLGLGYGQGGKRAYGAGHGNLPAYGPLAGIGHPGARPGVFPGYPTGKGATKHKPGVSSADLGGPEMASLGRAAQDLKREKFRALGDLYRKQEGRLGPEMPNMRRINILGPTVPELHAEREAKSIDPLIHSPSLGPTTPLDGKMHGLSVSQAQGVKSNDPAVSRRKGTVSHEAAMATGSVQTQMPVDKDNIRSLGAASSRVQNAGDHRSSIQQAQNCASPIDLSDVLKINHDEFMGSETQMTHGLLPRSNVGKESKHLGSAITETQKEKTDQLPLSQAQDVRGNVHSAPQSQGSTSYLSVVADKQGVKGLVTEDTNGFRGTISVEHHSRGSASLQIQAGGRYGPVIPGASGTQSLGIPSVGGGQGAQDLTADGQDVKHHSQAEHDVFKLKTLQMPGQTGRNTQATRYFGGAGNYMGAGLGAGGFGAGLGQGAYLGGAAGKHGAAALGQGGYPQGVAGKSTGYGDGAAGHLGAMAGNGFGYGNGYSDGYGAGAFGAGLEPTGGKYGGAAQSPYGNVPVIPAGLEGDGSYPYAAQHLSLGAEGTKTANKYGYGAHLGPPQDALAFTGEQTGKYGGANGNGYKG